The following coding sequences lie in one Pseudomonadota bacterium genomic window:
- a CDS encoding MFS transporter, protein MINPSSRGDGAATENTDQTKSERRTANWNYAVFLAQGIVANASKSIGSARLLLPYLYVATGSPVFLAGMLMPIVSGSRLVGQVVAAPYVSAARGRKWILFAGWMMTAAGLAAAAWSASIADHWVVMLIFASASVAMGLAKGINGLAFNDLMSLNLSKSRRNSGLYLMSAAAGVVTIAVTWSIYELSEGDKSVVHYVNLAIAAAAVTAVAAVIIVFFREVKVAPKTPRGEAGEGHPRRETKPSLFVRMEKFRDVLQFRWFRRYLYMRCLTTTVIVAMPFYAVHGATHHADKNASGLSAFVIATSVAVIIAGPIWQRVGKRSQRVAMALGSALVGVAGMWALAIDEVSSLQTVLAHCFVFGMAAAGIQAVNQSRMLFLIDAAPKEELTYYVAVTNTVSAILALVVAAFFGYIAQIQGVIWPVILVAILNFIAAAYSLTLKEPSSGETNGVSQGAESAAKP, encoded by the coding sequence ATGATCAACCCGTCTAGTCGTGGTGACGGGGCAGCTACAGAAAACACAGACCAAACGAAATCCGAGAGGCGAACGGCGAACTGGAACTATGCCGTTTTTCTGGCTCAGGGCATTGTCGCGAATGCCTCGAAGTCGATAGGCAGCGCGCGGCTCCTACTTCCCTACCTCTATGTTGCGACTGGATCGCCGGTATTTCTGGCCGGCATGCTCATGCCGATCGTGTCGGGCTCGCGGCTGGTCGGACAGGTCGTTGCCGCGCCCTATGTCAGCGCCGCGCGGGGCCGAAAGTGGATCTTGTTCGCCGGCTGGATGATGACGGCGGCCGGGTTGGCCGCGGCGGCGTGGAGTGCCAGCATCGCCGATCACTGGGTCGTCATGCTCATCTTCGCCAGCGCATCCGTCGCCATGGGGCTCGCCAAGGGCATCAATGGTCTCGCGTTCAACGACTTGATGTCGCTCAACCTCAGCAAGTCGCGGCGAAACTCCGGCCTCTACCTGATGTCGGCCGCAGCTGGTGTGGTCACCATTGCCGTCACCTGGTCCATCTACGAATTGTCGGAGGGCGACAAGTCGGTCGTCCACTACGTCAACCTGGCAATTGCTGCGGCGGCGGTCACGGCGGTGGCGGCGGTGATTATTGTGTTCTTCCGCGAGGTCAAGGTCGCGCCGAAGACGCCGCGAGGCGAGGCGGGCGAAGGCCACCCGAGGCGGGAGACAAAACCCAGTTTGTTCGTGCGAATGGAAAAGTTTCGCGACGTCCTGCAGTTCCGCTGGTTCCGCCGTTACCTCTATATGCGTTGCCTGACGACCACCGTCATCGTCGCGATGCCGTTCTACGCCGTGCACGGTGCGACCCACCACGCCGACAAGAACGCGTCGGGCCTTAGCGCCTTTGTTATCGCGACGAGTGTGGCGGTCATCATTGCTGGGCCGATTTGGCAGCGGGTCGGCAAGCGCTCGCAACGGGTCGCGATGGCGCTGGGTTCAGCGCTCGTGGGTGTCGCGGGCATGTGGGCCCTGGCCATCGATGAAGTCTCGTCGCTCCAGACCGTTCTGGCCCATTGTTTTGTCTTCGGCATGGCCGCCGCCGGTATTCAGGCGGTGAACCAGTCGCGCATGCTGTTCCTGATCGACGCGGCGCCGAAAGAGGAGCTTACGTATTATGTCGCGGTGACCAACACGGTGAGCGCGATCCTTGCGCTCGTCGTCGCGGCCTTCTTCGGCTACATCGCGCAAATCCAGGGTGTCATCTGGCCGGTCATTCTGGTGGCAATTCTGAACTTCATCGCCGCGGCTTACTCACTCACGTTGAAGGAGCCGTCGTCCGGCGAAACCAACGGCGTGTCCCAGGGCGCCGAGAGCGCGGCAAAGCCGTGA
- a CDS encoding pyridoxamine 5'-phosphate oxidase family protein, which produces MSRMFNDSHRELQDAFGTRRMADLNIESDLHDKLEESERAFIESRDMFFLSTVDDRGRPTVSYKGGDPGFIKVADPGTLLFPSYDGNGMFYSMGNIAGSAEVGMLFIDFEKPRRMRLQGIAELVRDEAVTGLWKEADLAVRVAITDIWVNCPRYVHRYRKVKASHYVPREGEETPLAEWKRIDTLKDGLRDHERREVEKRGTISEEEWVARVEEGAEDA; this is translated from the coding sequence ATGAGCCGCATGTTCAATGACAGCCACCGCGAGCTACAGGACGCCTTCGGCACCCGCCGGATGGCCGACCTCAACATCGAGAGCGACCTGCACGACAAGCTTGAAGAAAGCGAACGGGCCTTCATCGAATCACGGGACATGTTCTTCCTGTCCACAGTCGACGATCGCGGCCGCCCGACCGTCTCCTACAAAGGCGGCGATCCCGGTTTCATCAAGGTCGCCGATCCCGGTACGCTGCTGTTTCCAAGCTATGACGGCAACGGCATGTTCTATTCCATGGGCAACATCGCCGGGAGCGCAGAGGTCGGCATGCTCTTCATCGACTTCGAGAAGCCGCGTCGGATGCGTCTGCAGGGCATCGCCGAACTTGTTCGCGACGAGGCCGTGACCGGCCTGTGGAAGGAGGCCGACCTTGCTGTGCGGGTCGCGATAACGGACATTTGGGTCAACTGCCCGCGTTACGTCCATCGCTACCGCAAGGTGAAGGCGTCTCACTACGTGCCGCGCGAAGGCGAAGAGACGCCGCTGGCCGAATGGAAGCGCATCGACACGCTGAAAGACGGCCTGCGCGACCATGAGCGGCGGGAGGTCGAAAAGCGCGGCACGATCTCCGAGGAGGAGTGGGTGGCCAGAGTCGAGGAGGGTGCCGAGGACGCATGA
- a CDS encoding glutathione S-transferase N-terminal domain-containing protein: MIDLYWWGTPNGRKVSIMLEEVGLPYQAHHVDIGSGDQYKQAFLEISPNNKIPAIVDPDGPDGKPISVFESGAILIYLAEKTGQFLPSEPRARLDVLQWLMFQMGGVGPMFGQANHFIKFAREEVPYAVERYRAEAMRLLGVINTRLADVDYLAGEYSIADIATWPWVMRAEWYDTNWDDFPNTKRWYDTIGERPAVQRGVEVE; encoded by the coding sequence ATGATCGATCTTTATTGGTGGGGCACACCAAACGGCCGCAAGGTCTCCATCATGCTGGAGGAAGTAGGGCTTCCGTACCAGGCGCATCACGTCGATATCGGTTCCGGCGATCAGTACAAGCAGGCGTTTCTGGAGATCAGCCCAAACAACAAGATCCCAGCAATCGTCGATCCTGACGGTCCGGACGGCAAACCGATCTCGGTCTTCGAGTCCGGCGCGATCCTGATTTACCTGGCTGAGAAGACCGGCCAGTTCCTGCCCAGCGAACCACGCGCCCGGTTGGACGTGCTGCAATGGCTGATGTTCCAGATGGGCGGTGTCGGGCCAATGTTCGGCCAGGCCAATCACTTCATCAAATTTGCCAGGGAGGAGGTGCCTTACGCCGTCGAGCGCTACCGCGCCGAGGCTATGCGCCTGCTGGGTGTCATCAATACGCGTCTTGCCGATGTCGATTATCTGGCGGGTGAGTATTCGATTGCCGATATCGCGACCTGGCCCTGGGTCATGCGCGCGGAGTGGTACGACACCAACTGGGACGACTTTCCCAATACAAAACGCTGGTACGACACGATTGGCGAACGCCCGGCCGTCCAGCGCGGCGTTGAAGTCGAGTAA
- a CDS encoding VOC family protein, which yields MNNGDPTDLDAFVTFIYTPDTPRAFAFYEEVLALPLIHDEGVARIYRIAGSSYLGVCQEGEGRPCEPRGLCLSLITDDVDGWYARLTAEGVSTEGPPKALPQYGVYSFFLRDPDGHLIEVQRFDNPDWAKT from the coding sequence GTGAACAATGGCGACCCAACCGATCTCGATGCCTTCGTGACGTTTATCTATACGCCGGACACACCGCGCGCCTTCGCGTTCTACGAAGAGGTCCTGGCGCTGCCGCTGATCCATGACGAAGGCGTGGCGCGTATCTATCGCATTGCCGGCAGCAGCTATCTGGGAGTCTGTCAGGAAGGCGAGGGACGCCCGTGCGAGCCGCGCGGCCTCTGCTTGTCCTTGATCACCGATGATGTCGACGGTTGGTACGCGCGCCTGACGGCCGAGGGTGTTTCCACCGAAGGCCCGCCCAAAGCACTGCCGCAATATGGCGTCTACAGTTTCTTTCTGCGCGACCCCGATGGCCACTTGATCGAGGTGCAGCGCTTCGACAATCCCGACTGGGCGAAGACATAA
- a CDS encoding rhomboid family intramembrane serine protease, giving the protein MPFIPISDENDLRLIGFQIVTAVLIAANVLVFLWQLTLDDESLWSFWYSYGLIPAVLTGGRELMPSLEKVPAWATIFTSMFLHSSYWHVGGNMLFLWVFGDNIEDATGHVRFVFFFLLCGIVAGLSEVVVAPSSTVPVVGASGAIAGILGGYLVLHPRRRLLILVMRTVPIRLNVGLVLVFWILFQIGAALVVGGDEDNETAWWAHVGGFLAGMVLIPLFKRRDIPLFDGQPLAFAMFYRRHDAADNPDEKDDRP; this is encoded by the coding sequence GTGCCTTTCATTCCGATCAGCGACGAAAACGACCTCCGCCTGATCGGCTTTCAGATTGTGACGGCGGTGCTAATCGCCGCCAACGTCCTCGTCTTCCTGTGGCAGTTAACGCTGGACGACGAGAGCCTTTGGAGCTTTTGGTACAGCTACGGCCTGATCCCGGCGGTGCTGACCGGCGGGCGCGAGTTGATGCCGTCGCTTGAGAAGGTCCCCGCCTGGGCGACGATCTTCACCAGCATGTTCCTTCACTCCAGCTACTGGCATGTCGGCGGCAACATGTTGTTCCTGTGGGTCTTTGGCGACAACATCGAGGACGCCACCGGCCATGTGCGCTTTGTCTTTTTCTTTCTCCTGTGCGGCATCGTTGCCGGCCTCTCGGAGGTGGTCGTTGCTCCCAGCAGTACGGTGCCCGTGGTTGGCGCCAGTGGCGCTATCGCCGGCATACTCGGCGGCTACCTCGTGCTGCATCCACGCCGGCGCCTCCTGATCCTGGTCATGCGCACGGTACCGATACGGCTCAATGTCGGTCTGGTGCTCGTCTTCTGGATCCTGTTTCAGATTGGCGCGGCGCTTGTCGTCGGGGGTGATGAGGACAACGAGACCGCGTGGTGGGCCCATGTCGGCGGTTTCCTGGCCGGTATGGTGTTGATACCTTTGTTCAAGCGGCGCGACATCCCGCTGTTCGATGGCCAGCCTCTGGCATTCGCCATGTTCTACCGGCGGCACGATGCCGCCGACAATCCAGACGAGAAGGACGACAGACCGTGA
- a CDS encoding aminotransferase class V-fold PLP-dependent enzyme, which produces MADLPAGANTDTLLAQALGWLEPMSGGVVPAIEPATTYKRDPAMPVDEGLWYSRPDNPCYWQVEALIARLEGAEAALVTGSGSASMAMVAEALTVGDHVLIPKMAYGGLHFLATDMANHWGIRFDSYPAGDLDALKTLMRPGETKIVWVEAPSNPELIVTDIAAASAIAHDAGARLVVDSTFAPPPLFRPIDLGADLVLHSATKFLNGHSDVVAGSIATARCDDFWDHIAHMRFRSGAVLGPFETWLMLRGMRTLHVRMERAQQNAQAVAAFLAQHDRVSRVYYPGLPEHPSHDLARRQMAGFGAMIAFDVDGGADEAAAVWGGTKVFKNATSLGGPESLIEHRHVSDGYDTPVPPSLLRLSIGLEDQDDLIADLDQALGGPASNRKPGTATNLAQGLGWESKPHGGVILPLYMAATYQRAPDAYGEGYSYGRDHNPNFEQPEALLAELEGGAAARIFSSGMAATAAVFQALSHGDHVVVQDTLYWGVRAFLKQLAVKWGIAIDWFPSGDLDALRAMVRDGETKVVWIETPANPEMTIIDIAGAAAIAHDVGARLVADNTFATPLVTRPLDLDADMVMHSATKYLNGHSDVVAGALVTARDDDFWQEVAAVRHLAGAILGPFEAWLLMRGMRTLDVRLERAMANAMAVAEHLENHGAVSQVLYPGLASFAGHDMARGQMAGGFGAMLSIRVGGGEDAAKRVWSGFRVFKTATSLGGVESLVEHRGSVEGADSPVPKDLLRLSVGIEHIDDLIADLDRALTHA; this is translated from the coding sequence ATGGCTGACCTGCCGGCCGGGGCGAACACCGACACGCTGCTCGCCCAGGCGCTCGGTTGGCTGGAGCCGATGTCCGGCGGCGTTGTCCCGGCCATCGAACCGGCGACGACCTATAAGCGCGATCCCGCCATGCCAGTGGACGAGGGCCTTTGGTACAGCAGGCCCGACAATCCCTGTTACTGGCAGGTCGAGGCGCTGATCGCGCGGCTCGAAGGCGCCGAGGCGGCGCTTGTCACCGGGTCCGGGTCGGCGTCGATGGCGATGGTCGCCGAAGCGCTAACCGTCGGCGATCACGTCCTGATCCCCAAGATGGCCTATGGCGGCCTTCATTTTTTGGCCACCGACATGGCGAACCACTGGGGCATCCGGTTCGATAGCTATCCCGCCGGCGATCTTGATGCGCTCAAAACGCTGATGCGGCCCGGTGAGACGAAGATCGTCTGGGTCGAGGCGCCATCCAATCCCGAACTCATCGTCACCGATATCGCGGCCGCGTCGGCGATTGCGCACGACGCTGGCGCGCGGCTTGTGGTCGACAGCACGTTTGCGCCGCCGCCGCTGTTTCGGCCCATCGACCTTGGCGCGGACCTCGTTCTGCATTCGGCGACGAAGTTCCTGAACGGCCACAGCGACGTCGTCGCCGGTTCGATCGCCACCGCGCGATGCGACGATTTCTGGGACCACATCGCGCACATGCGGTTCCGGTCCGGTGCGGTGCTGGGACCGTTCGAGACCTGGCTGATGTTGCGCGGCATGCGGACGCTGCATGTGCGCATGGAGCGCGCGCAGCAGAACGCGCAGGCTGTCGCGGCGTTCCTGGCCCAGCACGATCGCGTCAGCCGCGTCTACTATCCCGGTCTGCCCGAGCACCCCAGCCACGATCTCGCGCGACGACAGATGGCCGGCTTTGGCGCCATGATTGCGTTCGACGTCGATGGCGGTGCCGATGAAGCCGCCGCCGTGTGGGGCGGCACGAAGGTGTTCAAGAACGCGACGTCACTGGGCGGCCCCGAAAGTCTGATCGAACACCGCCACGTCTCCGACGGCTACGACACGCCCGTGCCGCCATCCCTGTTGCGGCTGTCAATCGGGCTGGAGGACCAGGACGACCTGATCGCCGATCTGGACCAGGCTCTTGGCGGGCCGGCGTCCAACCGCAAGCCAGGCACCGCGACCAACCTGGCGCAGGGGCTGGGTTGGGAAAGCAAGCCCCATGGCGGCGTCATTCTGCCGCTCTACATGGCCGCGACCTATCAGCGCGCGCCCGACGCCTATGGCGAAGGCTATAGTTACGGCCGTGATCACAACCCGAATTTCGAACAGCCGGAAGCGCTGCTCGCCGAACTCGAAGGCGGAGCCGCCGCCAGGATCTTCAGTTCGGGCATGGCGGCGACTGCTGCCGTCTTCCAAGCGCTCAGCCACGGCGATCATGTCGTCGTTCAGGACACACTCTATTGGGGCGTGCGCGCGTTTCTGAAACAACTCGCCGTCAAATGGGGCATCGCCATCGACTGGTTCCCGTCGGGCGATCTCGACGCGTTGCGCGCCATGGTACGCGACGGCGAGACGAAGGTTGTCTGGATCGAAACGCCGGCCAATCCGGAAATGACGATCATCGATATCGCCGGTGCCGCGGCGATCGCGCACGATGTCGGCGCGCGCCTTGTTGCCGACAACACGTTCGCCACGCCGCTTGTGACCCGTCCGCTCGACCTGGATGCCGACATGGTCATGCACTCGGCGACCAAGTACCTGAACGGCCACAGTGACGTTGTCGCCGGCGCGCTGGTCACCGCGCGTGACGATGATTTCTGGCAAGAGGTCGCGGCCGTCCGCCATCTTGCCGGTGCGATCCTCGGCCCGTTCGAAGCCTGGCTCTTGATGCGCGGCATGCGCACGCTCGATGTACGCCTGGAGCGCGCCATGGCCAACGCGATGGCGGTGGCCGAGCACCTGGAGAATCACGGCGCGGTCAGCCAGGTGCTTTATCCCGGCCTTGCCAGTTTCGCCGGTCATGACATGGCGCGTGGACAAATGGCCGGCGGTTTCGGCGCCATGCTCAGCATCCGCGTCGGGGGCGGCGAAGATGCCGCCAAGCGTGTATGGTCGGGCTTCCGGGTGTTCAAGACGGCGACGTCCTTGGGCGGTGTCGAGAGCCTGGTCGAGCATCGTGGCAGCGTCGAGGGCGCGGATAGTCCGGTGCCTAAGGACCTGTTGCGCCTGTCGGTTGGCATCGAACACATCGACGATTTGATCGCCGATCTCGACCGCGCCCTGACCCATGCGTGA
- the gatB gene encoding Asp-tRNA(Asn)/Glu-tRNA(Gln) amidotransferase subunit GatB: MANTIEGATGTWEYVIGLEVHAQIISKSKLFSGASTEFGADPNAQVSPIDAGMPGMLPVINMTCIEQAVRTGLALNGTINTHSVFDRKNYFYPDLPQGYQISQYKQPVVSEGSLTIDMEDGETRDIGIERLHVEQDAGKSLHDQDPASSYVDLNRSGIGLMEIVSKPELRSPEEAGAYVRKLRSILRYVGTCDGNMQEGSLRVDANVSVRKPGGELGTRCEIKNLNSMRFMQRAIEYEAMRQIDVLEAGGDVDQETRLFDVNRGETRSMRSKEEAHDYRYFPDPDLLPLRLEQAWVDGIGETLPELPDAKKDRFMAEFSLSAYDAGVLVAEQENAAFYEEVAEGRDKKLAANWVISELFGQLNKAGKSVDESPVSAAAMGELLDLIADGTISGRTAKDVFTDMFETGKAAGVIVEEKGLKQVSDTGAIEAVIDEVMAREDAKVAEYRGGKDKLFGFFVGQVMKASGGKANPKVVNELLRKKLDG, encoded by the coding sequence ATGGCGAACACCATCGAAGGCGCGACGGGCACCTGGGAATACGTGATCGGGCTGGAGGTTCACGCCCAGATCATCTCGAAGTCGAAGCTGTTCTCCGGCGCCTCGACCGAGTTCGGCGCCGATCCCAACGCCCAGGTCTCGCCGATCGATGCGGGCATGCCGGGCATGCTGCCGGTGATCAACATGACCTGTATCGAACAGGCGGTGCGCACCGGCCTGGCGCTCAACGGCACGATCAACACCCATTCGGTGTTCGACCGGAAGAACTATTTCTACCCCGACCTGCCGCAGGGCTATCAGATCAGTCAGTACAAACAGCCGGTGGTGTCGGAAGGCAGCCTGACCATCGACATGGAAGACGGCGAGACCCGCGATATCGGCATCGAGCGTCTGCATGTCGAACAGGACGCGGGCAAGAGCCTGCACGACCAGGATCCCGCATCGTCCTATGTCGACTTGAACCGTTCGGGCATCGGGCTGATGGAGATCGTATCAAAGCCGGAATTGCGCTCGCCGGAAGAAGCCGGCGCCTATGTGCGCAAGCTGCGTTCGATCCTGCGTTATGTCGGCACCTGCGACGGCAACATGCAGGAGGGTTCGCTGCGCGTCGACGCCAACGTCTCCGTGCGCAAGCCGGGCGGCGAACTGGGCACCCGCTGCGAGATCAAGAACCTCAACTCCATGCGCTTCATGCAGCGTGCGATCGAATACGAAGCGATGCGCCAGATCGATGTCCTGGAGGCCGGCGGCGACGTCGATCAGGAAACCCGTCTGTTCGACGTCAATCGCGGCGAGACGCGCAGCATGAGGAGCAAGGAGGAAGCGCACGACTACCGCTATTTTCCCGATCCCGACCTGCTGCCGCTGCGCCTGGAGCAGGCCTGGGTCGACGGCATCGGCGAGACGCTGCCCGAATTGCCGGATGCCAAGAAGGACCGCTTCATGGCGGAGTTTTCGCTGTCGGCCTATGACGCGGGCGTGCTTGTCGCCGAGCAGGAGAACGCCGCGTTTTATGAGGAGGTCGCCGAGGGCCGCGACAAGAAGCTTGCCGCCAACTGGGTGATCAGCGAGTTGTTCGGCCAGCTCAACAAGGCCGGCAAGTCGGTTGACGAAAGCCCAGTCTCCGCCGCCGCCATGGGCGAACTCTTGGACTTGATCGCTGACGGCACAATCTCAGGCCGCACGGCCAAGGACGTCTTCACCGACATGTTCGAGACCGGCAAGGCGGCCGGCGTCATCGTCGAGGAGAAGGGCCTGAAACAGGTCTCCGATACCGGCGCGATCGAGGCCGTGATCGACGAAGTCATGGCGCGTGAGGACGCCAAGGTCGCGGAGTATCGTGGCGGCAAGGACAAGCTGTTCGGTTTCTTCGTCGGCCAGGTCATGAAAGCGTCCGGCGGCAAGGCCAATCCCAAGGTGGTGAACGAGCTGCTTCGCAAGAAGCTCGATGGCTGA
- the gatA gene encoding Asp-tRNA(Asn)/Glu-tRNA(Gln) amidotransferase subunit GatA, whose protein sequence is MSDLVDITIADARDLLHSGETSSRELAEAQIGAMERHRDLNAFITEAPETALAMAEASDKRRAGGEVGALEGIPVAIKDLFCTKGLLTTAGSHILDGFQPPYESTVTANMWAAGAVMLGKTNMDEFAMGSSNLTSYYGGAINPWRMPGDNRKLVPGGSSGGSASAVAARMALGATGTDTGGSIRQPASFTGITGLKPTYGRCSRWGIVAFASSLDQAGPMARSVRDCAILLGAMAGHDEKDSTSVDIEVPDYEAGIDDGVKGLTIGIPKEYRVDGMPGDIEDLWQKGIHWLEEQGAKTVEISLPHTKYALPAYYIVAPAEASSNLARYDGVKYGLRVEADDLTTMYEKTRAEGFGAEVQRRVLIGTYVLSAGYYDAYYLKAQKVRTRIAEDFKSAFASVDAVLTPTAPNTAFSADDPPTDPIEMYLNDVFTVPASMAGIPGVSVPAGLSSEGLPLGLQVLGKAFDEPTVLKVARALEVAAAFDARPEGI, encoded by the coding sequence ATGAGCGATCTTGTCGACATCACGATCGCTGATGCGCGCGACCTCCTGCATTCTGGTGAAACGTCGTCGCGCGAACTGGCCGAGGCGCAGATCGGGGCCATGGAGCGCCACCGCGACCTCAATGCCTTCATAACAGAGGCGCCGGAAACGGCGCTTGCCATGGCCGAGGCCTCGGACAAGCGGCGTGCCGGGGGCGAAGTCGGGGCGCTCGAAGGTATTCCCGTCGCGATCAAGGACCTGTTCTGCACCAAGGGGCTGTTGACCACCGCCGGCTCTCACATCCTGGACGGATTCCAGCCGCCCTATGAATCAACGGTCACCGCCAACATGTGGGCGGCGGGCGCGGTCATGCTTGGCAAGACCAACATGGACGAGTTCGCCATGGGGTCATCGAACCTGACCAGCTACTACGGCGGCGCGATCAACCCGTGGCGCATGCCCGGCGACAACAGGAAGCTGGTGCCCGGCGGATCGTCCGGCGGCTCGGCCTCGGCGGTCGCGGCGCGCATGGCGCTGGGCGCAACGGGCACGGATACCGGCGGCTCGATCCGCCAGCCCGCGTCCTTCACCGGCATCACCGGTTTGAAGCCGACCTATGGCCGCTGTTCGCGCTGGGGCATTGTCGCGTTTGCCTCATCGCTCGATCAGGCGGGACCCATGGCGCGCTCGGTGCGCGATTGCGCGATCCTGCTGGGCGCCATGGCCGGTCATGACGAGAAGGACTCGACCTCGGTCGATATCGAGGTGCCCGACTATGAGGCCGGCATCGACGATGGCGTGAAGGGCCTCACCATCGGTATTCCCAAGGAATACCGGGTTGATGGCATGCCCGGCGACATCGAGGATCTCTGGCAGAAGGGTATCCATTGGCTCGAGGAGCAGGGCGCCAAGACAGTCGAGATCAGCCTGCCGCACACCAAGTATGCGCTCCCCGCGTACTATATAGTCGCGCCGGCTGAGGCGTCGTCGAACCTGGCGCGCTATGACGGCGTGAAGTATGGCCTGCGTGTCGAGGCCGACGATCTGACCACCATGTACGAAAAGACCCGGGCCGAGGGCTTCGGCGCCGAAGTACAGCGCCGCGTTCTGATCGGCACCTACGTGCTTTCGGCGGGCTATTACGACGCCTATTACCTGAAGGCGCAGAAGGTGAGGACGCGCATCGCCGAAGACTTCAAGTCGGCGTTCGCGTCGGTCGACGCCGTCCTGACACCGACGGCGCCGAACACAGCCTTCAGCGCCGACGATCCGCCGACCGATCCGATCGAGATGTATCTGAATGACGTCTTCACCGTGCCCGCCAGCATGGCGGGCATCCCCGGCGTTTCGGTCCCGGCGGGTCTCTCCAGCGAAGGGCTGCCGCTTGGCCTGCAGGTGCTGGGCAAGGCGTTTGACGAACCAACGGTCCTCAAGGTCGCGCGGGCGCTGGAAGTCGCCGCGGCCTTCGATGCCCGCCCGGAAGGGATCTGA
- the gatC gene encoding Asp-tRNA(Asn)/Glu-tRNA(Gln) amidotransferase subunit GatC, producing the protein MSLDKATVARIAKLARIDVGEEDQERLAGELSGIIDWVEQLDEVDTADVEPMTSVVEMTLKSRPDEVTDGARQDDVLANAPKAVHGFYVVPKVVE; encoded by the coding sequence ATGTCGCTCGATAAGGCCACTGTCGCCCGCATCGCCAAACTCGCCCGCATCGACGTCGGTGAGGAAGACCAGGAGCGCCTTGCCGGCGAACTCTCCGGCATCATCGACTGGGTCGAGCAACTGGACGAGGTCGACACCGCCGACGTCGAGCCGATGACCAGCGTCGTCGAGATGACGCTGAAGTCGCGGCCCGATGAGGTGACTGACGGCGCGCGCCAGGACGACGTGCTGGCCAACGCGCCAAAGGCGGTTCACGGCTTCTATGTCGTGCCGAAGGTGGTTGAATGA
- the ruvX gene encoding Holliday junction resolvase RuvX yields MTELDAFAVALPAAGALLGLDIGDKTIGLAVSDGTRLIASPVDTIRRGKWQNDLRQLLDLIADRSIVGLVAGLPRNMDGSEGPRAQATRQIARNILKAVDLPFLLWDERLSTQAVERAMLEADLSRAKRGEKVDQLAAAYILQGVLDALKQRGLAAGG; encoded by the coding sequence GTGACCGAGCTCGACGCCTTTGCCGTCGCGCTGCCGGCAGCGGGCGCGCTTCTGGGCCTGGATATCGGCGACAAGACCATCGGCCTCGCGGTATCCGACGGCACCCGCCTGATCGCCTCGCCCGTCGATACGATCAGGCGCGGCAAATGGCAGAACGACTTGCGCCAACTGCTGGATCTGATCGCCGATCGCAGCATCGTCGGTCTTGTCGCCGGCCTGCCGCGCAACATGGACGGCAGCGAGGGGCCGCGGGCTCAGGCGACCCGGCAGATCGCGCGGAACATTCTGAAAGCCGTCGATCTGCCGTTCCTGCTTTGGGACGAGCGGCTTTCCACCCAGGCGGTCGAGCGCGCCATGTTGGAGGCCGACCTGAGCCGCGCAAAACGCGGCGAAAAGGTCGACCAGCTTGCCGCCGCCTACATCCTGCAAGGCGTCCTTGACGCGCTTAAACAAAGGGGACTGGCAGCGGGTGGTTGA